In the genome of Hirundo rustica isolate bHirRus1 chromosome 23, bHirRus1.pri.v3, whole genome shotgun sequence, the window GAGGGGTGGTGATGTCACTACAGGACAGGTGATGGCTGCTGTGACACCATTCAGGTGTGTGTGACATCACTGGTGGTTGTGTGACATCATGCAGGTGTGTGTGACATCACTGCTGGATGTATGATGCCATGCAGGTGTGTAACATCACTGCTGGATGTGTGACACCACGCAGGTGTGTGTGACATCACTGCTGGACGTGTGACATCATGCAGGTGTGTGGGACATCACTGCTGGATGTGTGGTGCCACGCAGGTGTGTGAAATCACTGGTGGATGTGTGATGTAATGCAGGTGTGTGTGATGTCACTACTGGATGTGGGACATCATGCAGGTGTGTGTGACATCACTGCTGGACGTGTGACACCGTGCAGGTGTGTGTGATGGCTGGAGTGACATCATTCCACTGTGTGTGATGTCACTACTAGGCATGACTGTGGGTGTGACATCATACAGGCATGTGTCATGTCACTGCTGGATGTGTGATATCATGCAGGTGTGTGTGGCATCACTGGTGGATGTGTGACACcacacaggtgtgtgtgtgacatcaCTGGTGGATGTGTGACACCACGCAGCTGTGTGTGATGTCACTGGTGGATGTGTGACACCACGCAGCTGTGTGTGATGGCTGGCGTGACATCATTCCACTGTGTGTGACTGTGGGTGTGACATCATACAGACACGTGTCACgtcactgctgctgtgtgatgGTATGTGTGACATCATGCAGGCGCATGTGACACCCCTGATGGGCATGTGACATGCCTGTATGACATCACACAGACGCTGTGATGTCACACACTCATTGTGGCATCATGCCTCCTGACACAGGGTGTGACATCACGGTCACGGGGTGTGACACGTGCATCACGATGCCACCTCACCCACAGGACCTTGGCTGGTGCACTGTGACATCACCCTGCCCTATGACATCACCCAGAAGTTTGTGGGACATCCCTCCCCGCCTCGAAATCCGCACAAACTCACCCAAAGCGCCGGTGCTGGGCAGCGCAGCAGCTTTTAATCACAAAACCCCTataaaaagtgtgtgtgtgtgtgtgtgtccccatcacccacccccccccccacttttAATGCTCTTTTATGAAAAATCCCTCATTTCACctgatatatagatatagaaaaaaaaaataataataagaagaGGACCCCCcctgaggcagggctggggcaggtttgggggcTGATATTTATGGGGAGTCTCGGTCCCTCCAAACCCAGAGAGCCTCTGCACCCATTAAACACGCCCACGATGAGTCCAGCTGCTCGAGGCAtctgtcaaaaagaaaaggaaacccAAAAAGGGACAAAACCACCCCAGGAAACAGGGAGCGGGGCAGGCTGGCTGTGAGcacccctgggttttttttgggggggtgctCACACCAAGGAGCCAGCTCGGCTCTGCGCTGGCACCATGACAGGGACGGCACCTGCTCgtgccaggctggaggggggCAGCGACCCCACGGGAGCGGCGGCTGGATCCTGGCGGCGCCGGGAGGTCCCGTTAACGGCAGGGGGAGAGAGGTTGGGGGGCCGCCCCCCTCCCCGGGGCGGGGGTCCCCGGTAGCTGCCGGTGGTGGTGAGGATGGAGGCGGTGTCGGAGGGGGCTCTGGCTCCGTAGGCGTGCCGGGTGCCGCCGATGGAGGACAGCGTGCTGGTTTTGGACATGGTGTCTGAAGCTGGCCTCCTTGCCCACGTCGGGGTTTTGGGTGCCACGGCGTCTTCCCTGCCAAGAGGGGAGAGCGTCAGGGGGATCGGCTCCGGGATCCCTTCCGTTCCCCGCCCCTGCGTACTCCCCCTGAGCTATGGGGCTGTGCAGACAGCGCAGACCCACAAACAGAGGGACAAAatggaaaggggaaaacagagGTGGAAAATGCCCTTGTTAACACTGAAACCACAACTGGCCAGAGGTGAAAACGTCCTTCCTGATTGTCACCTCTGGAGCATATTGATGACTGGCCAGAGATCAAGAATTCTTCCCCGCTATTAACTCCGAACCTGAGAAATGACAGGCCAGAGGCAGAAACACCCTCCTGACCCATTAACCCTGAAACCTAATGATGATTTGAGTCCCCTCCACAGGAAGGGCGCCTTACTTGATCTCGTTGGCTCCCTCCTCCTGGCTGTCACGTTTTTTCCTCCTGTAGCCGACAACCTTCTGGGCGAAGAAGATGATGGTGGCAAGGGCACCCAGGGAGCCCAGCACGGCGCCGGCAATGACTGCTTTGGTGCTTGCTGCCAGGGAGAGACAGAGAGTCCCTTACTCCCTCATTCTCACAGGGACCTCATGGGGACTGTGTCCCCCTCCCCGACCCTGTGGACACGTACTCACTTGAGTGTACCTCCAGGACAATGCTGCAGTTCTTAGAACCTGCTTGGTTTTCAGCCCTGCAGACGTAGACTCCTGACATTTCCAGGGAGAGGTTGGTCAGCTTGAGGGTGCCCCTGGCCCGGTCTGCAGGTGAGAAATGTGGGTGCTGCCTCACAGCCACTCCTAAACCCTCCACCTCCTCGTGCAAGAAGTGGTTAAGGCGATGAAGCCCAAGATTCAGCTGAACCTTAGGATATTCCAGCCCGCCCACCCcactccccagccccacactgGTGCCACCTtacccagggcagggggaaagaAGACCTGCAGGGCGGGCGGCTCGCGCTGCCACTGGTACATGGGCGAGGGCTTCCCCTTCTtggaggagcagctcagggtgaCGTTGGCCCCCACGATGGCGTTGCCGTGCAGCTGGCAGGTGGGGGCGGCCGGCGGCACTGCGGGCACCGACGTTAGTCCCGAGGGGCACCACGGGGAGGGCCAGGGGAGGTGCAGGGTGACAGGGGGAGCCTTACCCAGGACGGTGAGGTTGATGATGCCGACGTTCTTGTCCAACCTGATGGTGTCGTCCACCACGTTGACGGAGCACATGTACTGACCCGAGTCTTGCTCCCGGGTGGCGTTGATGAACACCGAGATGTTGTGGCTGTGGATGGGGTACAGGAACCCCATGCGGGGCTTCAGATCCGTCTCTTCCACCTTCACTACCCCGCCCAGGTATGACAGGATCTGCacgggaaaaaaaccacatgcTTTCACTTCTGGAAGGTGttgctggagagaaaagctccccaaatcccaaatttccTAGAGCAATGGTTGCTGCATGAGCCCCTCCAGCCTTACCTCCCCTGAGCATCCTGGACATGGGAACTGCAGGCAGCTCCCCACCACAGGCACAAATACCCCTGGCATGGGCACCGTGAGCAACCGTCCCGTCACGAGCATCTCCTCATCACAACTGGGTCTCTCTCCACTGTGAGCAGGACAAGCACCTCCCTATTGCAGCACCCTGTGCAGGTCCTCAGTGTGGGCATCTCCCCTCATGGGTGCTAGGAGCACCTCTCCAGCGTGGGCACCTCCTGTCATGAGGACCACCATCATCTCCCCACTGTGGACGCCACAAACACTTCCCCATACAGGCACCTCCCCGTCTTGGATCTCTCCCCATCTTGCGTCTCTCCCCGCTGTGGGCGCCACAAGCACCTCCCTACTGCAGGCACTGTGGGCATGACCTCATTGTGGGCACCTACACATCACCATGAGCTTCCTCCATCAAGGGCACCCCGCCATGGTGGGCACCATGAGCTTCCCCCATTGTGGACACCACCCCATCACGGGCACTCCAAGCAGCTCCCCATGGGTATGGGGATGGCACCGTGTCCTCACCATGGGCACCATGAGCATGTCCCCCATGGTGGTCACCTCCCCATGGTGGGCGCCACGAACTTCACCCCATCATGGGCCAGCTCTCCACCACGGGCAGCACAAGCGTGCCCCCGCTGTGGGAACCACAGGCATCTCCCCATGGCACATCCCTGCCATGAGCATCTCCCCATCATGGGTGCCGTGTCCTTTCCCTGGACACTGACCTGTTATCAGGCACCACGAGTGCTCACGGGCACTGACCCATTGTGGGCATCTTCCCCACGCTGGCACCATGAGCTCCATCCCACCAGGAGCATCACACGGCGGGCACCACGAGCTTCCCTCCATCACGGCTACCTCCCCATCATGGGCATCCTTCCACCACGGGCACGGTGGCCACTACCCCATGGTTGGCACCATAATCTTCCCCCCGTCATGGGCGCCACCAGCACCCCCTCCATGGTCACCTCCCAGCTTGGCCCCCTccatcctgcagcccctgccctcgTCTCACCTGGAAGGGCCCAGTGGTCTTGTACAGCATCCAGGTGACGTAGGGCTCGTTCTGGGAGTGGCTGGTGTACCAGGCAGGCAGCACCGCCTGCTGCCCCTCCACAGAGAACACCAAGCTCGTCCCCACGTgcacctccagcacagcccaggagacACCTGTCCACGGGAGAGGGAAGAAACCGGGAAATGACTCAACCCCAGGTGCTACTTCGCCACAAAACCTCACTCATTGTGAGAAAAAACCTATTCCCAAGACAAAACCAACAATCCCAAGTTATCACCAGGAAACTGGGCCAGGAGAACATtcagcctccttccctcccacagGAAGGGCTTTCCGCCTGCTCCAGAGGATGCAGGACATTGCTGttccctcccatcccagctTCCGCCCCACACTCGGCTTGGGAATTCCTAAGGCCCAGGTTCCCCCTCCCAGGAGACggccagctccagcaggcagACCCCCCCCTTAGCTCAGTACTGGGGCACTCCCAGCCCCCCACGATGCTGCACCAGATCCCATGGGATTTATTTGCAGGGCTCCCCAACACGCACTTCCTCACTCAGCATCCCAGTATCCTCACTATTTGCTGCCAGCACTAAACTGGGATAATCCACCAGTGGCTCCCCACCTCATTTGCCCCCAAATATCCCAACCCAACCCCTTGTCACCATGTTCCCTGCACCCCAGCATCCGCCCGAGCCGCACTGGGAGGAGGCGATGGGCTAAGAGCGGGTACCACGGGCCGGAGAGGGATGCTCGGCTCCTGGGGGAAGATCATTCCCCAGCTTTGCCCCTGAGGCTCGGCCACAAAATGAATCTGCCTGGGCAAGGCCGGGTTTGTgctggggttggtttgttttttttcctaggggAACATCACCGAGGCCCCGCATCCCAgcggctccatccctgcatccgCCCATCGATCCATGACCCCGGCTGGCCCTGCTCCTGTCGGCGCCCCAGGGATGCTTCACATCGGGATGcaggggggggggaaaggatgGTGCTACCCCCTCACCCCAAATCCTCAGTTTGAGGGGAAAACCCCCGCTGGGTTTGAAGGATTTCAGGAGCTTTCAATAAACTCGCACTTTTCCCTAAGAGCTCAGAGgttttaattggatttttccagggtgggaagaggaaaacaaggcGCTGGGGGGTATTTTTAGCCTCCTCCTGCATCCGTTCATCCCCCCTCCTCCTGGCAAGGCATTGGTGCCATTTCCGGACGGAGccttccagctccaggcaggaaaCTCTGCTCCGGCTGATAAGTCTTctcaggaatttaaaaaaaaaaataaaaaaaatttcctttctctggtgAAAAACTGGGAGAAATAAGGCCCAGTCTGGTGAGGATGCGTAAAAATAGCTCACCCGGGCTAAGAACATAAACCTTTAAATcctggagggtttggggggagggaagagatgcTGGAGGCACCAGCAGGTCCCAAATCATCgataatattatttattaattgtACAAAGCTGTGGCATCAGATCCAATAGACAGTACGGAAAAATAATGGTAATTATAGCGTATTTATATGTAATTGTACAGATAATTGTATTAAATTTAGAGAAAGTGGAAAGAAATAGGGGATGGCGACTCATTAAATTGGAATTCCCAGAATAAAACAGATCATCGAGAACGTGTAATTTATAATAGTTATAAGTACAGGTATATTTTTGTAAGAATGGGGATAATAGTGGGGATGTGAGAGTGATAATAGTGCTCAGAATAATGAGAGTAATGATCAAAGTGAGAATAATAACTATAAAAGTGGGAACCATAATGATGAAAGTGATATTAATAGTGGTAACAATAATAATGGTAATAGTGATTATAATCATTATAACAATGATTCCAATACAATAATGATAACGGTCATAATAATTATGATGATAATTATAATACTGATACTACTAAAAACAGTGATCAAAATCATACAGTTCATTAATTATGCAGATGGCACAGGCCCTAAACCTCCCTTCATTCCCAAAAGCTGGGAAAATCCAGGTGTTTTCAGACCAGATCCTCTATTATTATAAAGTGTGTTAAATTGGGTTAATCTAGAAGAAAATAGATGATACTCAATAATTGTATTGTAATTTCCATTAGAAATATTAGAGATAACAGGTACTAGACCTCGTAGAATAATTGTAATTTAATAAAAGTAATCGTTACAGTTATAACAGTCATAATACCCGTTATAGCAGTGATTAAAATGACAATAGTAATAAAAGAGTGATAATAAGTATAACGATgataataaataacaaaaatgaaatatttttcatggtaTAGCTCATTAATGATGCAGATGGCATCCATAAATGACTCCACAGCTTCTACACCCCTGTGCATCCCCAACAGCCGGGAAGATCCCGGTTTTTCATCCTACCTCCTCCAGCAGCATGAGTTTTTGTGCACAAAAAAGGTGCTGGGGATTCCTGGGGAAATCCAGGCtccagagagggaaaagtgGAAAACCAGCCAGAGGTTTCCCGTCGCACCCCGAGGCGTTAAAACAGCCCCGTGCGCCTCAAAGCTGCAGAGTGCTAACTCCGAAACCTAATGACGACCGCGTTAATTGTGTTAAttgtgctctggggctgcagctttGCTCCGTCATCCTAAAAACTCCTGCGGCAACAGGAGATCCCGGCTCCATCATCTCCCCTCC includes:
- the LOC120762658 gene encoding endothelial cell-selective adhesion molecule isoform X1; its protein translation is MGALRRAALALAALLGVSWAVLEVHVGTSLVFSVEGQQAVLPAWYTSHSQNEPYVTWMLYKTTGPFQILSYLGGVVKVEETDLKPRMGFLYPIHSHNISVFINATREQDSGQYMCSVNVVDDTIRLDKNVGIINLTVLVPPAAPTCQLHGNAIVGANVTLSCSSKKGKPSPMYQWQREPPALQVFFPPALDRARGTLKLTNLSLEMSGVYVCRAENQAGSKNCSIVLEVHSTSTKAVIAGAVLGSLGALATIIFFAQKVVGYRRKKRDSQEEGANEIKEDAVAPKTPTWARRPASDTMSKTSTLSSIGGTRHAYGARAPSDTASILTTTGSYRGPPPRGGGRPPNLSPPAVNGTSRRRQDPAAAPVGSLPPSSLARAGAVPVMVPAQSRAGSLV
- the LOC120762658 gene encoding endothelial cell-selective adhesion molecule isoform X2, whose amino-acid sequence is MLYKTTGPFQILSYLGGVVKVEETDLKPRMGFLYPIHSHNISVFINATREQDSGQYMCSVNVVDDTIRLDKNVGIINLTVLVPPAAPTCQLHGNAIVGANVTLSCSSKKGKPSPMYQWQREPPALQVFFPPALDRARGTLKLTNLSLEMSGVYVCRAENQAGSKNCSIVLEVHSTSTKAVIAGAVLGSLGALATIIFFAQKVVGYRRKKRDSQEEGANEIKEDAVAPKTPTWARRPASDTMSKTSTLSSIGGTRHAYGARAPSDTASILTTTGSYRGPPPRGGGRPPNLSPPAVNGTSRRRQDPAAAPVGSLPPSSLARAGAVPVMVPAQSRAGSLV